Proteins co-encoded in one Thermochromatium tepidum ATCC 43061 genomic window:
- a CDS encoding cephalosporin hydroxylase family protein encodes MNRYQTFKQECAAEVAQQGANVALVEQSLKWIIHANRFKYSYHFEWLGRPIIQYPQDIVAMQELIWQVKPDLIIETGIAHGGSLILYASLLALLDLCDAIESGQTLDPRASRRKVLGIDIEIRPHNRAAIEAHPMSTRIQMIEGSSIAPEVIAQVKTIAKDYERVLVCLDSNHTHDHVLAELEAYAPLVSVGSYCVVFDTIIEDMPPGSFPDRPWDKGNNPKTAVCDYLKTHPEFEIDKSIPHKLLITVAPDGYLKRIR; translated from the coding sequence ATGAACCGTTACCAAACATTTAAGCAGGAATGCGCTGCAGAAGTCGCCCAACAAGGCGCCAATGTAGCACTTGTTGAACAATCATTGAAATGGATAATCCACGCCAATCGATTTAAGTATTCTTACCACTTTGAATGGCTCGGCCGCCCCATCATCCAGTACCCCCAAGACATCGTCGCGATGCAAGAACTCATTTGGCAGGTCAAGCCCGACCTGATCATCGAGACCGGCATTGCCCACGGCGGTTCCCTCATCCTCTATGCTTCACTGCTGGCCTTGCTCGATCTATGCGATGCCATCGAGTCTGGCCAGACGCTCGACCCACGTGCCTCGCGCCGCAAGGTGCTGGGCATCGATATCGAGATTCGCCCCCACAATCGCGCCGCCATCGAAGCGCACCCGATGTCCACCCGCATCCAGATGATCGAAGGTTCATCGATTGCCCCTGAAGTGATCGCGCAAGTCAAAACCATTGCCAAAGACTACGAGCGCGTACTCGTCTGCCTCGATTCCAACCATACCCACGACCACGTGCTGGCCGAGCTCGAAGCCTACGCCCCCTTGGTCAGTGTCGGAAGCTACTGCGTCGTCTTCGACACCATCATTGAGGACATGCCCCCGGGCAGCTTTCCCGATCGCCCATGGGACAAGGGCAACAACCCCAAGACGGCGGTGTGTGACTATCTCAAGACCCATCCCGAGTTCGAGATCGACAAAAGCATCCCTCACAAACTGCTGATCACCGTGGCACCGGATGGGTATTTGAAAAGGATTCGGTGA
- a CDS encoding NeuD/PglB/VioB family sugar acetyltransferase, with protein sequence MHECIIWGCAGHAMVLAETLAVRGARVIALFDQNPVTSVIDGVPVFHGLSGFEDWISSHPDPSRVTGFVAIGGHRGDDRLAIQQLFRDRGLRLATITHPLASVSPTASFGEGSQILAQAVVAAAARVGEACIINHKASLDHESILGDGGHLAPGATVCGCVNIGRNVMVGAGAVILPRLSIGNDVLIGAGAVVINDIPSGVVVVGNPAHIIRKSSQQKNR encoded by the coding sequence ATGCATGAATGCATTATTTGGGGTTGTGCTGGCCATGCCATGGTATTAGCCGAGACCCTCGCCGTCAGGGGTGCTCGTGTAATCGCACTGTTTGATCAAAACCCTGTCACTTCTGTCATAGACGGTGTGCCTGTTTTTCATGGTCTTTCTGGCTTCGAAGATTGGATAAGTAGTCATCCAGACCCAAGCAGAGTTACAGGTTTCGTAGCCATAGGTGGTCACCGAGGCGATGATCGCCTCGCCATCCAGCAGCTATTCCGTGATCGCGGTTTGCGTTTGGCCACCATAACTCATCCGCTCGCGTCGGTTAGCCCTACCGCATCGTTTGGGGAAGGTTCGCAGATACTCGCACAAGCTGTAGTCGCCGCCGCCGCAAGAGTTGGTGAAGCCTGTATTATCAATCACAAAGCCTCTCTAGATCATGAGTCCATACTAGGTGACGGTGGTCACTTAGCACCGGGAGCAACCGTCTGTGGCTGCGTGAACATCGGCCGTAATGTCATGGTTGGCGCTGGAGCTGTAATTCTGCCGCGTCTGTCCATTGGCAATGATGTACTGATCGGCGCTGGTGCTGTAGTCATCAACGACATACCGTCAGGCGTCGTTGTGGTGGGTAATCCGGCGCACATTATCAGAAAGTCTTCTCAACAAAAGAACCGATAG
- a CDS encoding DegT/DnrJ/EryC1/StrS family aminotransferase, producing MKPRIPYTKPSITEKEMAYATDAAAHGWGERCYEYIERFENLFKAHLGVEFAIATSSATGALHMGLAALGVKPGDEVILADTNWIATVAPVVHLGATPIFVDILPDSWCIDPEQAEKAITPCTRAIIATHLYSNLCDMDRLIAIGEKYGIPIIEDAAEAIGSIYRGKRAGSMGKFGVFSFHGTKTITTGEGGMFVTKDPDLYERVLTLSNHGRRRGETRQFWPEVVGFKYKMSNIQAAIGCAQMERIDELIARKREIFFYYQQQLSHLPGIRMNPEPSGTQNGFWMPTIVLDEETGVTRKALLSAFAEENIDARVFFWPLSSLPMFQPIPNNTLSWDIAGRAINLPSYYNITEEELGRVVKVIEGLFNA from the coding sequence ATGAAACCCAGAATTCCCTACACCAAGCCATCGATCACCGAGAAAGAGATGGCCTATGCAACCGATGCCGCCGCACATGGTTGGGGCGAGCGTTGCTATGAGTACATCGAGCGGTTCGAGAACCTGTTCAAAGCACATCTGGGGGTGGAGTTTGCCATTGCCACATCCAGCGCCACCGGCGCTTTACACATGGGTCTCGCTGCGCTCGGGGTCAAACCAGGCGACGAGGTGATTCTTGCTGACACCAACTGGATCGCCACAGTTGCGCCCGTTGTTCATCTGGGGGCGACACCGATCTTTGTCGACATCCTGCCCGATAGCTGGTGTATCGATCCCGAGCAAGCCGAAAAGGCGATTACTCCCTGCACCCGCGCCATCATCGCCACTCACCTCTACAGCAACCTTTGCGACATGGACCGTCTTATTGCAATCGGTGAGAAATATGGGATTCCCATTATCGAAGATGCGGCAGAAGCGATCGGTTCCATTTACCGTGGCAAACGTGCCGGGTCAATGGGCAAGTTTGGCGTCTTTTCATTCCACGGCACCAAGACCATCACTACTGGCGAAGGCGGCATGTTCGTTACCAAGGACCCCGACCTTTACGAACGGGTGCTGACCTTGAGCAATCACGGCCGCCGACGGGGGGAAACCCGGCAATTCTGGCCGGAAGTGGTAGGGTTCAAGTACAAGATGTCGAACATCCAGGCGGCGATTGGCTGTGCACAGATGGAGCGGATCGATGAGCTCATCGCTCGCAAAAGAGAGATATTCTTCTACTACCAGCAACAGCTAAGCCATCTGCCCGGCATTCGCATGAACCCGGAGCCATCGGGCACCCAAAATGGTTTCTGGATGCCGACCATCGTTTTAGATGAGGAAACCGGTGTTACGCGAAAAGCGTTACTAAGCGCTTTTGCCGAGGAGAATATCGATGCAAGAGTGTTTTTTTGGCCGTTGTCGAGTTTGCCGATGTTTCAGCCGATCCCAAATAATACACTCTCCTGGGATATAGCGGGGAGAGCCATCAACTTGCCTAGTTACTATAATATAACTGAAGAAGAATTGGGTCGAGTCGTAAAGGTTATTGAAGGACTTTTCAATGCATGA
- a CDS encoding class I SAM-dependent methyltransferase, giving the protein MNCRHCQAPLTHVFLDLGFAPPSNAYLTDADLHAPETWYPLKLYVCDRCWLVQTEDYARADELFNKDYAYFSSTSTTWLEHARRYAEAIRERLALGPESFVIEIAANDGYLLKNFVAAGIPCLGIEPTASTAAAAEALGVPILREFFGEVPGQALAAQGKQADLVVGNNVYAHVPDINDFTRGLKAVLKPGGTITLEFPHLLRLIDETQFDTVYHEHFSYLSLYTVTRIFAVAGLRVFDVEQLPTHGGSLRVYGCHVDDPRPTEATVPKLLVEESARGLRTLAPYQGFQARAERIKDELLLFLIEQKRAGKKVVGYGAAAKGNTLLNYAGVKPDLLPFVCDAAPAKQGKFLPGSRIPIRPPDALMAAQPDYVLILPWNLREEIMRQLDYIRQWGGRFVTAVPELKIQ; this is encoded by the coding sequence ATGAACTGTCGCCACTGCCAGGCACCACTCACCCATGTCTTTCTCGACCTGGGGTTTGCGCCCCCGTCGAACGCCTACTTGACGGACGCCGACCTGCACGCCCCGGAGACCTGGTATCCCCTCAAGCTCTACGTCTGCGACCGCTGCTGGCTCGTGCAGACCGAAGACTACGCCCGCGCCGATGAGCTCTTCAATAAAGACTACGCCTACTTCTCCTCCACCTCGACCACCTGGCTCGAACACGCCCGGCGCTACGCCGAAGCGATCCGCGAGCGGCTGGCGCTGGGCCCAGAGAGCTTCGTGATCGAAATCGCGGCCAACGACGGCTATCTGCTGAAAAACTTCGTGGCCGCCGGCATCCCGTGTCTAGGGATCGAACCCACGGCCAGCACCGCCGCTGCCGCCGAGGCGCTCGGCGTGCCCATCCTGCGTGAATTCTTTGGCGAGGTGCCGGGCCAGGCCTTGGCGGCGCAAGGCAAGCAGGCCGATCTGGTGGTCGGCAACAACGTCTATGCCCATGTGCCCGACATCAACGACTTCACCCGCGGGCTAAAGGCGGTACTCAAACCCGGCGGCACCATCACGCTGGAGTTTCCGCACCTCTTGCGGCTGATCGATGAGACCCAGTTCGACACCGTCTATCACGAGCATTTCTCGTACCTGTCTCTTTATACCGTCACCCGGATTTTCGCGGTTGCGGGGCTGCGCGTTTTCGATGTCGAGCAACTTCCCACCCACGGCGGCAGCCTGCGCGTCTATGGCTGCCATGTCGATGACCCTCGCCCCACCGAGGCGACGGTGCCCAAGCTGCTCGTCGAAGAGTCGGCACGGGGCTTGCGGACACTGGCCCCCTACCAGGGCTTTCAGGCCCGCGCCGAGCGGATCAAGGACGAGCTGCTGCTGTTTCTCATCGAACAAAAACGCGCCGGCAAGAAGGTCGTTGGCTACGGCGCCGCCGCCAAGGGCAACACACTGCTCAACTACGCCGGCGTCAAGCCTGATCTGCTCCCTTTCGTCTGCGACGCGGCACCTGCCAAACAGGGGAAGTTTCTGCCTGGGAGTCGCATCCCGATCCGGCCACCCGACGCGTTGATGGCCGCCCAGCCCGACTACGTGCTGATCCTGCCGTGGAACTTGCGCGAAGAGATCATGAGGCAGCTTGATTACATTCGGCAGTGGGGCGGGCGATTCGTCACGGCGGTACCGGAGCTGAAAATCCAATGA
- a CDS encoding dTDP-4-dehydrorhamnose 3,5-epimerase family protein, which produces MNRFTLTNLPLAGLHRIERKPLADARGAFARLFCAEELGAAGWNKPIAQINHSYTAKRGTVRGMHFQYPPHAEMKLVICLRGEVWDVAVDLRQGSPTFLCWYAERLSADNGAALLIPEGCAHGFQTLTDAVELLYLHTHPYVPQAEGRIHPQETRLAIAWPQEITELSERDAGAAPLPADFAGVAA; this is translated from the coding sequence ATGAACCGCTTCACCCTCACCAACCTGCCGCTCGCTGGCCTCCATCGCATCGAACGCAAGCCCCTCGCCGATGCTCGCGGTGCGTTTGCGCGCCTCTTTTGCGCCGAAGAACTCGGCGCTGCTGGCTGGAACAAACCGATTGCGCAGATCAACCACTCCTACACCGCCAAGCGCGGTACGGTACGGGGAATGCACTTTCAGTATCCGCCCCATGCCGAAATGAAGCTGGTCATCTGCCTACGCGGCGAAGTCTGGGACGTGGCCGTCGACCTGCGCCAGGGCTCGCCCACGTTCCTCTGTTGGTACGCCGAGCGGCTCAGCGCCGACAACGGCGCGGCGCTGCTGATCCCCGAAGGCTGTGCCCACGGCTTTCAGACGCTGACCGACGCGGTGGAACTCCTTTACCTGCACACCCACCCCTACGTACCGCAAGCCGAAGGGCGGATCCATCCGCAGGAGACTCGGCTCGCCATCGCCTGGCCGCAGGAAATCACCGAGCTCTCGGAGCGCGACGCCGGCGCGGCGCCGCTGCCTGCTGATTTTGCCGGAGTTGCCGCATGA
- a CDS encoding DUF3782 domain-containing protein, which yields MSTAAEMSWDDIKALVAELAVQSKETDRKFQETDRKFQETEAQMRETDRKMREVFERFDNLSRRFGDLGNRLGEFVEAMVEPAVVELFRARGLDVSEVHRRVTSRRGGDIIEIDLLVVDGDTAVAVECKSRLTEEAVARHLARMEKMKRLLPKYADMKIHGAVAGMVVEDEAVEAAQAAGLWVLAQSGETVRLINDDSFEPRVW from the coding sequence ATGAGCACCGCCGCCGAGATGAGCTGGGACGACATTAAAGCGCTTGTCGCCGAGCTGGCCGTCCAGAGCAAGGAAACCGACCGCAAGTTTCAAGAGACCGACCGCAAGTTCCAAGAGACCGAAGCGCAGATGCGCGAGACCGACCGCAAGATGCGCGAAGTCTTCGAGCGCTTCGACAACCTCTCGCGCCGCTTTGGTGACTTGGGCAACCGGCTGGGTGAGTTCGTCGAGGCGATGGTCGAGCCGGCGGTGGTCGAGCTTTTTCGCGCGCGCGGGCTCGATGTGAGCGAAGTGCACCGGCGCGTCACCTCGCGCCGCGGAGGGGACATCATCGAGATCGACCTTCTGGTCGTCGATGGCGACACGGCCGTGGCGGTGGAGTGCAAAAGTCGGCTGACCGAGGAAGCGGTTGCGCGACATCTGGCGCGGATGGAGAAGATGAAGCGCCTCTTGCCCAAGTACGCGGACATGAAGATTCACGGGGCAGTCGCTGGCATGGTGGTCGAAGACGAGGCGGTCGAAGCCGCCCAAGCGGCGGGCCTATGGGTGCTGGCGCAGTCGGGCGAGACGGTGCGGCTTATCAACGACGACTCGTTCGAGCCGCGCGTCTGGTGA
- a CDS encoding DNA-binding protein, whose translation MFRKDPQLAADYLNSVLEDGDETDLMLALRTLSKAFGGVQEVARQADVNAHTLYRTLSEKGNPELKTLSAILKAMGMRLAIQPLSPQGQHQAHT comes from the coding sequence ATGTTCCGCAAAGACCCGCAACTGGCCGCTGACTACCTCAATTCTGTGCTGGAAGACGGCGACGAGACCGACCTGATGCTGGCACTGCGTACCCTGAGCAAAGCGTTCGGCGGTGTCCAGGAAGTGGCGCGGCAGGCCGACGTCAATGCCCATACCCTGTACCGAACACTATCCGAGAAGGGCAACCCCGAGCTCAAGACCCTGTCGGCGATTCTGAAAGCAATGGGCATGCGCCTGGCCATTCAGCCATTGAGCCCTCAAGGGCAACATCAGGCTCACACATGA
- a CDS encoding type II toxin-antitoxin system RelE/ParE family toxin: MYEIIHYLDDAENDLYQDWLDSLRDRVAKVAIIKRVARMELGLFGDCKPLRDGVWELRVDVGPGYRVYYAHVGRRVILLTSGGDKRSQSRDIERAVRLLKDWERRNGQDIPNSRGSDGRDVPQRPATGR, from the coding sequence ATGTACGAGATCATCCACTACCTCGACGACGCCGAGAACGACCTATACCAGGATTGGCTCGACTCCCTGCGTGACCGGGTGGCCAAGGTGGCGATCATCAAGCGTGTTGCTCGCATGGAACTGGGCTTGTTTGGTGATTGCAAGCCTCTGCGCGACGGTGTGTGGGAACTGCGGGTGGATGTCGGGCCCGGCTACCGCGTCTACTACGCTCATGTGGGCAGAAGGGTGATCCTGCTGACCAGCGGCGGCGACAAGCGCTCGCAGAGCCGCGACATCGAACGTGCCGTAAGGTTGTTAAAGGACTGGGAGAGGCGAAATGGCCAAGACATACCGAACTCACGAGGAAGCGACGGTCGAGATGTTCCGCAAAGACCCGCAACTGGCCGCTGA
- a CDS encoding type II toxin-antitoxin system YafQ family toxin yields the protein MGRHVKLSVTSLQRLATDEPLPVSQRDHALTGNWSGYRECHPKPDLLLIYKKPDDDTLRIARLGSHSELFS from the coding sequence ATCGGACGTCACGTCAAATTAAGTGTAACTTCCTTGCAGCGCTTGGCGACTGACGAACCCTTGCCCGTCAGCCAACGGGATCACGCACTGACCGGCAACTGGTCGGGCTATCGGGAATGCCACCCCAAGCCCGACCTGCTGCTGATCTACAAGAAGCCGGATGACGATACCTTGCGCATCGCCCGACTGGGTTCGCACAGCGAGTTGTTCAGCTGA
- a CDS encoding type II toxin-antitoxin system VapC family toxin encodes MILDTHTLLWMDRDDPALGVQARQRIEADWRVGQVAVSAISFWEVAMLAERGRIVLPMPVVLWREDWLRAGLTEIPVDGRIALLATQLENLHRNPADRFIVATAIDRNTPLMTADRLILDWAGTLARIPADQ; translated from the coding sequence GTGATTCTCGACACCCACACCCTGTTGTGGATGGATCGCGACGACCCCGCGCTCGGGGTGCAAGCGCGGCAGCGGATCGAGGCCGACTGGCGTGTCGGGCAGGTGGCGGTCAGCGCCATCAGTTTCTGGGAGGTGGCCATGCTGGCGGAACGCGGCCGCATCGTGCTGCCCATGCCGGTTGTGCTGTGGCGCGAGGACTGGCTGCGGGCGGGCCTGACGGAAATTCCGGTCGATGGCCGCATCGCCTTGCTGGCCACCCAGCTTGAGAACCTGCATCGCAACCCCGCCGACCGCTTCATTGTGGCCACCGCCATCGACCGCAACACGCCACTGATGACCGCCGACCGGCTGATTCTCGACTGGGCCGGCACCCTTGCGCGCATTCCCGCCGACCAGTAG
- a CDS encoding type II toxin-antitoxin system Phd/YefM family antitoxin: protein MHTIQASEFKAKCLALMDAVATTGEVWVVTKNGKPVAELRPFSGQRIDSPFGLHRNLEIHGDVLAPLEDGLWKALA, encoded by the coding sequence ATGCACACCATTCAAGCCTCTGAATTCAAGGCCAAGTGTCTCGCCCTGATGGATGCCGTGGCGACCACCGGCGAGGTCTGGGTCGTCACTAAGAATGGCAAGCCGGTGGCCGAATTGCGTCCCTTTTCCGGACAGCGTATCGACTCCCCGTTTGGCCTGCACCGGAACCTTGAAATTCACGGTGACGTCCTGGCACCACTGGAAGACGGTCTCTGGAAAGCGCTGGCGTGA
- a CDS encoding transposase: MATVIKNFGKVEIAINNLTEEKTMADDSMAFVQMIRQQGGEDFLRSLVEGVLAKLMDYEVSSQIGAGLHERSGERGAYRKYEASMKNTGWGSTRWRSSSMARSF; encoded by the coding sequence TTGGCCACCGTCATCAAGAACTTCGGTAAGGTTGAGATTGCGATTAACAACTTGACCGAGGAGAAGACGATGGCCGACGACAGCATGGCATTTGTGCAGATGATCAGGCAACAGGGCGGCGAAGATTTTTTGCGTTCGCTGGTGGAAGGCGTACTGGCGAAGCTGATGGATTACGAGGTTTCCAGCCAGATCGGGGCGGGACTTCACGAACGCAGCGGGGAGCGTGGCGCGTATCGCAAGTATGAGGCAAGTATGAAGAACACCGGTTGGGGATCGACACGGTGGCGTTCATCGAGCATGGCACGAAGTTTCTGA
- a CDS encoding LysR family transcriptional regulator, which yields MELSQLETFVKVVQTGSFTRAAEQLRSQKAHVSRVVSQLEAELGVRLLARTTRSLSLTEVGREFFERAVGILGAADEARRAVQQAHSEPRGTLRLTCGVEFGMIAVSTWITAYLERYPQVRVDADFTGRLVDIVHEGFDLAIRVGPLADSTLTARKLGEMEYGLFAAPAYLARRTTPALPGDLASHDILAFAGGSHQASWILSQEGRQERIVRQSRLKANNVFAVRNAAIAGLGIAKLPLIIAIPAVRDGHLQPVLSDWAVPTVPIHAVFASARYLTPKVRAFIDLAVDAMRAGVDRVHASGVILSEGGVGHRHQELR from the coding sequence ATGGAACTCAGTCAGCTCGAAACCTTCGTCAAGGTCGTGCAGACCGGCAGCTTCACCCGCGCAGCCGAGCAGCTGCGCAGCCAGAAGGCGCATGTCTCGCGCGTGGTCAGCCAGCTCGAGGCCGAATTGGGCGTGCGCCTGCTCGCACGCACGACCCGTTCGTTGTCGCTCACCGAAGTCGGGCGTGAGTTTTTTGAACGGGCGGTCGGCATCCTCGGCGCAGCCGACGAGGCGCGACGCGCGGTGCAGCAGGCGCACAGTGAGCCGCGGGGAACTTTGCGCCTGACCTGCGGTGTGGAGTTCGGCATGATTGCGGTCAGCACCTGGATTACCGCTTACCTGGAGCGCTACCCGCAAGTCCGGGTGGACGCCGACTTCACCGGGCGGCTCGTGGATATCGTGCACGAGGGGTTCGACCTGGCCATCCGGGTGGGGCCGCTGGCGGATTCGACACTCACCGCGCGCAAACTGGGCGAGATGGAATACGGCTTGTTTGCGGCGCCTGCCTATTTGGCACGGCGCACAACCCCTGCACTACCGGGCGATCTGGCAAGTCACGACATTCTGGCCTTTGCGGGCGGCAGCCATCAGGCGTCGTGGATCCTGTCACAAGAGGGACGTCAGGAGCGGATCGTGCGGCAATCGCGGCTGAAGGCGAACAACGTCTTTGCCGTGCGGAACGCCGCCATCGCGGGACTGGGCATCGCGAAGCTACCCTTGATCATCGCAATTCCTGCCGTTCGGGATGGCCACTTACAGCCGGTGCTGAGCGATTGGGCAGTCCCCACCGTACCCATCCATGCGGTGTTTGCCAGTGCCCGCTACCTGACACCCAAGGTCCGGGCATTCATCGATTTGGCGGTCGACGCGATGCGCGCCGGCGTGGATAGAGTCCACGCAAGTGGTGTAATTCTGAGCGAAGGTGGCGTTGGCCACCGTCATCAAGAACTTCGGTAA
- a CDS encoding type 1 glutamine amidotransferase domain-containing protein, whose product MSLKDPNVLNPNAKKRIAIVIANPAVSSTTGWPVGFWWSELTHPYHVFTEAGYEVDLFSPNGGPCEADAMSDPNDPSGSSKTDLISAAVLAYAKGADGKLIAKGKTVTGFANCEEDYADNAVWNYGLLPRDKHVMPWRIEDRLKAIGANYVQAGLWRSFAVRDGNLITGQLNFSGEETARLVVEALGR is encoded by the coding sequence ATGAGCCTCAAAGACCCCAATGTCCTGAACCCCAACGCCAAGAAGCGCATCGCCATCGTGATTGCCAACCCCGCCGTCTCCAGCACCACCGGCTGGCCGGTGGGTTTCTGGTGGAGCGAGTTGACCCACCCGTACCATGTGTTCACCGAGGCCGGCTACGAGGTCGACCTGTTCAGCCCGAACGGCGGCCCATGCGAAGCCGACGCGATGAGCGACCCGAACGACCCCAGCGGCTCCAGCAAAACCGACTTGATCAGTGCGGCGGTGCTGGCTTACGCCAAGGGAGCGGATGGCAAACTGATCGCCAAGGGCAAGACCGTGACCGGATTTGCCAACTGCGAGGAGGACTACGCGGACAACGCGGTGTGGAACTACGGGCTGCTGCCGCGCGACAAGCATGTGATGCCCTGGCGCATCGAGGACCGGCTCAAAGCCATCGGTGCCAACTACGTGCAGGCCGGCCTGTGGCGCAGCTTCGCGGTGCGCGATGGCAACCTGATCACCGGCCAGCTGAACTTCTCGGGCGAAGAAACCGCTCGGCTGGTCGTCGAAGCGCTGGGGCGTTGA
- a CDS encoding SDR family oxidoreductase, producing MSNMPRVLVTGATGNIGRALVAQLLHDAPDFEVIAASPKGEPVLQAPGRALNLLDPASTLSAMQGVDRLFLVTPAHPDMETMTLHAVNAARPQGVQHIVRVSGAGADPTSDIAIARLQGRCDQIVIDSGITYTLLRPKNFMQNFTSFLRDMIRSGTVYSSQGEGRVPFIDARDIAAVAARVLMAPDDHAGRAYTLTGPQALTNAEALAVISREIGRTVTLVPISEEQAISGMRQAGMPEPLVQAMSSLNRIIAAGWVAEVTEDVPRLLGRPATAWPDFVAEHRSVWL from the coding sequence ATGAGCAACATGCCCCGTGTGCTCGTCACCGGCGCCACCGGCAACATTGGCCGGGCCTTGGTCGCCCAACTGTTGCACGACGCCCCCGATTTCGAGGTCATCGCGGCCTCGCCCAAAGGGGAGCCCGTATTGCAGGCTCCCGGTCGCGCCTTGAACCTCCTCGACCCCGCATCGACCCTATCGGCCATGCAAGGGGTGGATCGGCTGTTTCTGGTCACGCCGGCGCATCCCGACATGGAAACCATGACTCTGCATGCGGTCAACGCGGCCCGGCCGCAGGGTGTCCAGCACATCGTCAGGGTCTCCGGCGCCGGTGCAGACCCGACGTCAGACATCGCCATTGCCCGCTTGCAAGGGCGCTGTGACCAGATCGTCATCGACTCGGGGATCACCTACACCTTGCTGCGCCCGAAGAACTTCATGCAGAACTTCACCAGCTTCCTGCGCGACATGATCCGCTCGGGCACGGTGTACTCGTCTCAAGGTGAGGGGCGCGTGCCCTTCATCGACGCACGGGACATTGCGGCTGTGGCCGCTCGGGTTCTGATGGCACCCGATGACCACGCCGGACGGGCCTACACCCTCACCGGGCCGCAGGCGCTCACCAACGCCGAGGCGCTGGCGGTCATCAGCCGCGAAATCGGGCGAACCGTCACACTGGTGCCGATCAGCGAAGAACAAGCCATTTCGGGGATGCGCCAAGCCGGCATGCCTGAGCCCTTGGTGCAGGCGATGTCGAGCCTGAATCGCATCATCGCCGCTGGCTGGGTCGCCGAAGTGACCGAGGATGTCCCGCGCCTGCTGGGCCGCCCCGCGACGGCATGGCCGGACTTCGTGGCCGAGCACCGCAGTGTATGGCTTTGA
- a CDS encoding NADPH-dependent F420 reductase yields the protein MSISIIGAGNVGMALGSALTRRGESVVFGVPDPDKYRDAVSALGDRARVTTTAQAIAASDVVILAVPYAALPAIAQSVPDWQGKILVDATNPLAQGLNGLLVGTTTSGAEELAKLAKGARVVKAFNTTGAENMADSHYPNGVPMMPVCGDDADARQRVMALATLIGFDAVDMGPLLAARYLEPFAMTWIHLAIKQGYGRKFAFGMLRRD from the coding sequence ATGAGCATTTCCATCATTGGTGCCGGCAACGTCGGCATGGCGCTGGGCAGCGCGCTGACCCGACGTGGAGAGTCGGTGGTGTTTGGCGTGCCGGATCCCGACAAATATCGGGACGCAGTCTCCGCCTTGGGGGATCGCGCCCGCGTGACCACGACTGCGCAGGCGATTGCCGCCAGTGATGTCGTGATTCTCGCGGTGCCCTATGCGGCGCTGCCCGCGATCGCGCAAAGCGTGCCCGACTGGCAGGGCAAGATCCTGGTCGATGCCACCAATCCGTTGGCCCAGGGATTGAATGGCTTGTTGGTCGGCACCACGACGTCGGGCGCCGAGGAACTCGCCAAACTGGCCAAGGGCGCGCGTGTGGTCAAGGCGTTCAACACCACCGGCGCTGAAAACATGGCCGATAGCCACTATCCAAACGGCGTGCCGATGATGCCGGTCTGCGGTGACGATGCCGATGCCCGCCAGCGGGTGATGGCGCTGGCCACGCTGATCGGTTTCGATGCCGTGGATATGGGCCCCCTCTTGGCGGCGCGCTATCTGGAACCGTTTGCGATGACATGGATTCATCTGGCCATCAAGCAAGGCTACGGTCGCAAGTTTGCGTTCGGCATGTTGCGCCGCGACTGA
- a CDS encoding DUF2905 domain-containing protein codes for MQRLLIILGALLIAAGLLWPWLTKLPFGRLPGDISTEQENFSFYFPLTTSIVLSLLLTLLFWLWRK; via the coding sequence GTGCAACGCCTGTTGATCATTCTGGGCGCACTGCTCATCGCCGCCGGCCTGCTCTGGCCGTGGCTCACGAAACTGCCCTTCGGTCGACTGCCCGGCGATATCAGCACCGAGCAGGAGAATTTTAGCTTCTACTTCCCGCTGACGACATCGATCGTCCTGTCGCTGCTGCTGACGCTTCTTTTCTGGCTGTGGCGCAAGTAA